In a genomic window of Micromonospora cremea:
- a CDS encoding dihydrofolate reductase family protein has product MTKVTAQLSVSMDGFYAGPQFAGEGDWMDSAESAGFFRVTRWVTDAMAWRERQGFAGGEQDTNSDVVAESFGSAGAYVMGRRMADGGEVPWGEEPPFRAPVFVVTHRPRQPLLRGGGTSFTYVTDGVASAVEQARAAAGGKDVAVAGGGSLVRQVLKAGLLDQLDLHVVPVVLGTGLRLFDADLDLGEKEAIELTPTRVIHAPQVTHIRYEVRGRAPLVLDDRGSGGGPTVTE; this is encoded by the coding sequence ATGACGAAGGTGACCGCACAGTTGTCGGTGTCGATGGACGGGTTCTACGCCGGTCCGCAGTTCGCCGGCGAAGGCGACTGGATGGACTCGGCCGAGAGCGCCGGATTCTTCCGGGTCACCCGCTGGGTGACCGACGCGATGGCGTGGCGCGAGCGACAGGGCTTCGCCGGCGGTGAGCAGGACACCAACTCCGACGTGGTCGCCGAGTCGTTCGGCTCGGCCGGCGCGTACGTGATGGGGCGGCGGATGGCCGACGGCGGTGAGGTCCCCTGGGGCGAGGAGCCGCCGTTCCGCGCGCCGGTCTTCGTCGTCACCCACCGCCCCCGCCAGCCCCTGCTGCGCGGCGGCGGCACCAGCTTCACCTACGTCACCGACGGCGTGGCCAGCGCGGTCGAGCAGGCGCGCGCCGCGGCCGGTGGCAAGGACGTCGCCGTGGCCGGGGGCGGCAGCCTCGTGCGGCAGGTGCTCAAGGCCGGCCTGCTCGACCAGTTGGATCTGCACGTCGTACCGGTCGTGCTCGGCACCGGCCTCCGGCTGTTCGACGCGGACCTCGACCTCGGCGAGAAGGAGGCGATCGAGCTGACGCCCACCCGGGTCATCCACGCGCCGCAGGTCACCCACATCCGGTACGAGGTGCGCGGTCGCGCCCCGCTTGTGCTCGACGACCGGGGCAGCGGCGGCGGCCCGACGGTGACCGAGTGA
- a CDS encoding LLM class flavin-dependent oxidoreductase has product MRIGIVILPDQRWAESQRRWRQADEWGFDHAWTYDHLGWRDLVDGPWFDSMTTLTAAATVTSRIRLGTLVASPNFRHPAAFARQITTVDDVSGGRLLLGLGAGGIGFDSAVLGGETLPPRQRVDRFAEFTELLDLILREDGTTWRGDWFAAVDARNNPGCVQQPRVPFVVAANGPRSMRLVARFGQGWVTTGTDADDVEGWWGTVSALSARLDRTLDEAGRDPATLDRYLSLDAAPVFSLSSAQFFADQVGRAADLGFTDVVTHWPRASSWYAGDEAVLADVATRLLPELRG; this is encoded by the coding sequence ATGCGGATTGGCATCGTGATCCTGCCGGATCAGCGCTGGGCGGAGTCGCAGCGTCGCTGGCGGCAGGCCGACGAGTGGGGCTTCGACCACGCCTGGACGTACGACCACCTGGGTTGGCGGGACCTGGTGGACGGCCCGTGGTTCGACTCGATGACCACGCTGACCGCCGCCGCCACGGTCACCTCCCGGATCCGGCTGGGCACCCTGGTGGCGTCGCCGAACTTCCGGCACCCGGCCGCGTTCGCCCGACAGATCACCACGGTGGACGACGTCTCGGGCGGCCGGCTGCTGCTCGGTCTGGGCGCGGGCGGTATCGGCTTCGACTCGGCGGTGCTGGGCGGCGAGACGCTGCCGCCGCGTCAGCGGGTCGACCGGTTCGCCGAGTTCACCGAGCTGCTGGACCTGATCCTGCGGGAGGACGGCACCACCTGGCGCGGTGACTGGTTCGCCGCGGTGGACGCTCGCAACAATCCGGGCTGCGTGCAGCAGCCGCGGGTGCCGTTCGTGGTGGCCGCCAACGGGCCGCGGTCGATGCGGCTGGTGGCCCGGTTCGGCCAGGGTTGGGTGACCACCGGCACCGACGCCGACGACGTGGAGGGCTGGTGGGGCACTGTTTCGGCGCTGTCCGCGCGGCTGGACCGGACGCTGGACGAGGCCGGCCGTGATCCGGCCACCCTGGACCGCTATCTCTCGCTGGACGCGGCGCCGGTCTTCTCGCTCAGCAGCGCGCAGTTCTTCGCCGATCAGGTGGGCCGGGCCGCGGACCTCGGCTTCACCGACGTGGTGACGCACTGGCCGCGGGCGAGCAGCTGGTACGCCGGCGACGAGGCCGTCCTGGCGGACGTGGCGACCCGGCTGCTGCCGGAGCTGCGCGGCTGA
- a CDS encoding ASCH domain-containing protein: MWPRIGELRTLALGTPGELRATLNTLVLAGVKTATAGRLAEYAEEGEELERVGERLALIDDDDALAGVVEITGVEVVRFADVPWDFARAEGEGDRSIEEWRAGHSAYWARLGTPVDDDTPIVCLRLRLVSGGEAGVTSGDLGT; encoded by the coding sequence ATGTGGCCTCGGATCGGTGAACTGCGCACCCTCGCCCTCGGCACCCCGGGCGAGCTGCGGGCGACCCTGAACACCCTCGTGCTGGCGGGCGTGAAGACCGCCACGGCCGGTCGGCTCGCCGAGTACGCGGAGGAGGGCGAGGAGCTGGAGCGGGTCGGCGAACGGCTGGCGCTGATCGACGACGACGATGCGCTGGCCGGCGTCGTGGAGATCACCGGCGTCGAGGTGGTCCGTTTCGCCGACGTGCCCTGGGACTTCGCCCGCGCCGAGGGCGAGGGTGACCGCTCGATCGAGGAGTGGCGGGCCGGACACTCGGCCTACTGGGCACGGCTCGGCACCCCGGTCGACGACGACACCCCGATCGTGTGCCTCCGCCTACGGCTGGTCTCCGGCGGCGAGGCTGGCGTGACCAGCGGTGACCTCGGCACCTGA
- a CDS encoding questin oxidase family protein, with the protein MSDGILDEAYERLHRTGPEYQGWLANHGPMAVEALARHGHQQRVHRWLDDYLGRLDELPRGLRPIDDWRAALGDAKRAGDWLAYFDRELREHPWREVLGTWWPRLLPGIAAGATHGVIRVGHAVRALDPAGANPQRLAELGQALGYWAARWQQVPGADRLLDPTRVAGVSGQSLAAEAGQPDADGVDVATALAGLPRIDDQSGGILARLGRLPGVPRWEPALAMLRPARTPDEAERGLATLVHRAGLDYLRFGHAAPVMLVHAVTAPTAVLRTLPALDKALWAPSFAAAWAATAAVTSVYAPTGGMAPPTVPAATPAEVFARAARHGDEHVVKLADAVLDAHAATGDERLLTAAGYAGQLI; encoded by the coding sequence ATGAGCGACGGGATCCTCGACGAGGCGTACGAGCGGCTGCACCGCACCGGGCCCGAATACCAGGGCTGGCTGGCCAACCACGGGCCGATGGCCGTCGAGGCGCTGGCCCGTCACGGGCACCAGCAGCGGGTGCACCGCTGGCTCGACGACTACCTCGGTCGCCTCGACGAGCTGCCCCGTGGGCTGCGCCCGATCGACGACTGGCGGGCGGCGCTGGGCGATGCGAAGCGGGCCGGTGACTGGTTGGCGTACTTCGACCGGGAGCTGCGCGAACACCCGTGGCGGGAGGTGCTCGGCACCTGGTGGCCCCGGCTGCTGCCGGGCATCGCCGCCGGCGCCACCCACGGCGTGATCCGGGTCGGGCACGCCGTGCGCGCGCTCGACCCGGCCGGCGCGAACCCGCAGCGGCTCGCCGAGTTGGGCCAGGCCCTCGGCTACTGGGCCGCCCGCTGGCAGCAGGTCCCCGGGGCAGACCGACTGCTCGATCCGACCCGCGTCGCGGGGGTTTCGGGCCAGTCCCTCGCCGCCGAAGCCGGCCAGCCCGACGCCGATGGGGTGGACGTGGCCACCGCGCTGGCCGGTCTGCCCCGGATCGACGACCAGTCCGGAGGCATCCTTGCCCGGCTGGGCCGACTGCCGGGCGTACCGCGATGGGAGCCGGCCCTCGCGATGCTGCGCCCCGCGCGGACCCCGGACGAGGCAGAGCGGGGGCTCGCCACGCTGGTGCACCGGGCCGGCCTGGACTACCTGCGCTTCGGGCACGCCGCACCGGTCATGCTGGTGCACGCGGTCACCGCGCCGACCGCGGTGCTGCGTACCCTGCCGGCACTCGATAAGGCGCTCTGGGCGCCGAGCTTCGCCGCGGCCTGGGCCGCGACGGCGGCCGTGACCTCGGTGTACGCCCCGACCGGCGGGATGGCGCCGCCGACCGTGCCGGCCGCGACCCCGGCGGAGGTCTTCGCCCGGGCAGCCCGCCACGGCGACGAGCACGTGGTCAAGCTGGCCGACGCGGTGCTCGACGCGCACGCGGCCACCGGCGACGAGCGGCTGCTCACCGCCGCCGGCTACGCCGGTCAGCTGATCTGA
- a CDS encoding phosphoribosyltransferase family protein has translation MPAELTERLTALFRWIDPGPGTTHLVSDISGWWRDPAVLAELGPALVAPYRSARPTVVLAPAVTGLLLGPLAATALGVGFVAAHKPGDGRLPAGPLTWAQSPPDYRGRQVDLAVRDRHLGPGDRVLVVDDWVRTGAQIHALYDICAARGAEVLGSSVVAVDCPPDVATGLRITGLISGADLPA, from the coding sequence GTGCCCGCTGAGCTGACCGAACGCCTCACCGCCCTGTTCCGGTGGATCGACCCCGGGCCGGGCACCACCCACCTGGTCAGCGACATCTCCGGCTGGTGGCGGGATCCGGCGGTGCTGGCCGAGCTGGGGCCGGCCCTGGTGGCGCCGTACCGGTCCGCCCGGCCGACCGTGGTGCTCGCCCCCGCGGTCACCGGGCTGCTGCTCGGGCCACTGGCCGCCACCGCCCTCGGAGTCGGCTTCGTGGCCGCGCACAAGCCCGGCGACGGGCGGCTGCCGGCCGGGCCGCTCACCTGGGCGCAGAGCCCGCCGGACTACCGGGGCCGGCAGGTCGACCTGGCCGTGCGGGACCGGCACCTCGGCCCCGGCGACCGGGTCCTGGTGGTGGACGACTGGGTACGCACCGGAGCGCAGATCCACGCCCTCTACGACATCTGCGCCGCGCGCGGCGCAGAGGTGCTGGGCAGCTCCGTCGTGGCCGTCGACTGCCCGCCCGACGTCGCGACCGGGCTCCGGATCACCGGCCTGATCAGTGGCGCGGATCTGCCGGCTTGA
- a CDS encoding septal ring lytic transglycosylase RlpA family protein: protein MAGRHSRTRIFSSPAGIAAAAAAAVALAVGGTVGAVQLTSGSAQPEQATIEFAPTIAASSPAASSPAASPSASPSPSVTASPSASRSPQAASRNKTRTAAPKPSPTAKKKAPAAKVLESGSCGASFYSDGQLTANGESFNPNELTAAHKTLPFNTKVRVTNPASGKSVVVRINDRGPFIDGRCLDLSRAAFATIASVDVGALTVRYEVLG, encoded by the coding sequence GTGGCAGGTAGGCACTCCCGTACCCGCATCTTCTCCTCCCCGGCGGGCATCGCGGCCGCCGCGGCGGCCGCCGTCGCCCTCGCCGTCGGGGGCACCGTCGGCGCCGTGCAGCTGACCTCGGGATCCGCGCAGCCGGAGCAGGCCACCATCGAGTTCGCCCCGACCATCGCCGCCAGCAGCCCCGCCGCCAGCTCCCCGGCCGCCTCCCCGAGTGCCAGCCCCTCGCCGAGCGTGACGGCCAGCCCGTCGGCCAGCCGGTCGCCGCAGGCCGCCTCGCGGAACAAGACCCGCACCGCCGCGCCGAAGCCGAGCCCGACCGCGAAGAAGAAGGCGCCGGCGGCGAAGGTGCTGGAGAGCGGCTCGTGTGGCGCCTCCTTCTACTCCGACGGGCAGCTCACCGCCAACGGCGAGTCGTTCAACCCGAACGAGCTGACCGCGGCGCACAAGACCCTGCCGTTCAACACCAAGGTCCGGGTGACCAACCCGGCCAGTGGCAAGTCGGTCGTGGTACGGATCAACGACCGTGGCCCGTTCATCGACGGCCGCTGCCTGGACCTCTCCCGCGCCGCGTTCGCCACCATCGCCTCGGTCGACGTGGGCGCGCTCACCGTCAGGTACGAGGTGCTCGGCTGA
- a CDS encoding PP2C family protein-serine/threonine phosphatase has translation MLSLVPTRLLQSGRRPLSPGSRAGLGAALVLLAIVSAVELADGRPAHYVALLVAAPILAAALAAWQVVLAVGAAATLIGAGFALVEPEMSLVTSVNVVGVALATGLAVAVASVRQRQAVKIAELTKLASVAQQAVLRSLGPQVGTLSVAGRYISSTATAEIGGDLYEAIDTPYGVRMIIGDVRGKGLDAVRLASIVLGSYRHVAYERADLRAVVADLDRAVARNVGDEDFVTAALVEERGGTLTIVNCGHPPPLLLRRGAVIPLEPPAPAPPLGFMPVVRPRVERLEPGDRLLLFTDGLGEARRDGEFFPTADRAWRLLGHGTVADGLASLETALVEWVHGRLDDDIALVLMEYAGARTGAAAAVPSWEVGAAES, from the coding sequence ATGCTGTCCCTCGTACCCACGAGACTCCTCCAGTCGGGCCGTCGCCCGCTGAGCCCCGGATCCCGCGCCGGCCTCGGCGCGGCCCTCGTTCTGCTCGCGATCGTCTCGGCGGTGGAGCTGGCGGACGGTCGCCCCGCGCACTACGTCGCGCTGCTGGTGGCCGCCCCGATCCTGGCCGCCGCTCTGGCGGCGTGGCAGGTGGTGCTGGCGGTGGGCGCCGCGGCGACCCTGATCGGGGCCGGCTTCGCCCTGGTCGAGCCGGAGATGTCGCTGGTCACCTCGGTCAACGTGGTCGGGGTCGCGCTCGCCACCGGGCTCGCGGTGGCGGTGGCGTCGGTGCGGCAGCGGCAGGCGGTGAAGATCGCCGAGTTGACCAAGCTCGCTTCGGTGGCTCAGCAGGCGGTGCTGCGTTCGCTCGGTCCACAGGTCGGCACGCTGTCGGTGGCCGGCCGCTACATCTCCTCCACCGCGACGGCCGAGATCGGTGGGGACCTGTACGAGGCGATCGACACGCCCTACGGGGTTCGCATGATCATCGGTGACGTGCGTGGCAAGGGCCTGGACGCGGTGCGGCTGGCCAGCATCGTCCTCGGCTCGTACCGACACGTGGCGTACGAGCGGGCCGACCTGCGCGCCGTGGTGGCCGACCTGGACCGCGCGGTGGCCCGCAACGTCGGTGACGAGGACTTCGTGACCGCGGCACTGGTGGAGGAGCGTGGCGGCACGCTCACCATCGTCAACTGCGGGCATCCGCCGCCGCTGCTGCTGCGCCGGGGTGCGGTGATCCCGCTGGAGCCGCCCGCGCCGGCGCCTCCGCTCGGGTTCATGCCGGTGGTCCGTCCCCGGGTGGAACGCCTGGAGCCCGGCGACCGGCTGCTGCTGTTCACCGACGGTCTCGGTGAGGCCCGGCGGGACGGCGAGTTCTTCCCCACCGCGGACCGGGCCTGGCGACTGCTCGGGCACGGCACGGTCGCCGACGGGCTGGCCTCGCTGGAGACGGCCCTGGTCGAGTGGGTGCACGGCCGGCTCGACGACGACATCGCCCTGGTCCTGATGGAGTACGCCGGCGCGCGGACCGGCGCGGCGGCGGCCGTGCCGAGCTGGGAGGTCGGCGCCGCCGAGAGCTGA
- a CDS encoding acyl-CoA dehydrogenase translates to MTHYKSNLRDLEFNLFEVFGADRAFGQEPYSDLDTDTARSFLAEVDRLAREDLAASYTDSDRNPPVFDPATHTAPLPESFKKSYQAFMDSEFWRLDLPPELGGTNAPRALWWALAELVLGSNAPVWMYASGPSFAHVLHVEGTERQKKWAKLFIDKQWGSTMVLTEPDAGSDVGAGRTRAIQQPDGSWHIEGVKRFITSGEHDLSDNIVHYVLARPVGVEGVGGPGTKGLSLFVVPKYHFDEETGELGERNGVYATNVEHKMGLKVSNTCEVTFGEHGVPARGWLLGDKHDGIRQMFMIIEYARMMVGTKAIATLSTGYLNALEYAKNRVQGADLIQQADKTAPRVTITHHPDVRRSLLLQKSYAEGLRALVLYTATWQDKVAIAEAAGDEKATKLAKRVNDLLLPLVKGVGSERAYELLGHEALQTFGGSGFLQDYPLEQYVRDAKIDTLYEGTTAIQSLDLIFRKIVRDNGKALMAVAGEIQEFISSEAGNGQLKEERQALGKALAEIQNMLGVLTGWLGEAQGGDTRALYKVGLSSRRFLLAIGDLVVGWLLQKQADVALTALAGELSATDKAFYTGKVAAARFFAREVLPRIGADRRIIEGADLDIMDLPEEAF, encoded by the coding sequence ATGACCCACTACAAGAGCAACCTCCGGGACCTCGAGTTCAACCTGTTCGAGGTCTTCGGGGCTGACCGGGCGTTCGGCCAGGAGCCGTACTCGGATCTCGACACCGACACCGCTCGGAGCTTCCTCGCCGAGGTCGACCGCCTCGCCCGCGAGGATCTGGCCGCCAGCTACACGGACAGTGATCGCAATCCGCCGGTCTTCGACCCGGCCACGCACACCGCGCCGCTGCCGGAGTCGTTCAAGAAGTCCTACCAGGCGTTCATGGACTCCGAGTTCTGGCGGCTGGACCTGCCGCCCGAGCTGGGCGGCACCAACGCGCCGCGTGCACTCTGGTGGGCCCTCGCCGAGCTGGTGCTCGGGTCGAACGCCCCGGTCTGGATGTACGCCTCCGGTCCGTCCTTCGCGCACGTGCTGCACGTCGAGGGCACCGAGCGGCAGAAGAAGTGGGCCAAGCTCTTCATCGACAAGCAGTGGGGCTCCACGATGGTGCTCACCGAGCCGGACGCCGGCTCGGACGTGGGCGCCGGCCGCACCCGGGCCATCCAGCAGCCGGACGGCTCGTGGCACATCGAGGGCGTCAAGCGCTTCATCACCTCGGGCGAGCACGACCTGAGCGACAACATCGTCCACTACGTGCTGGCCCGCCCGGTGGGCGTCGAGGGTGTCGGTGGCCCGGGCACCAAGGGTCTCTCCCTCTTCGTCGTGCCGAAGTACCACTTCGACGAGGAGACCGGCGAGCTGGGCGAGCGCAACGGCGTCTACGCCACGAACGTCGAGCACAAGATGGGCCTGAAGGTCTCCAACACCTGCGAGGTGACCTTCGGCGAGCACGGTGTGCCGGCCAGGGGTTGGCTGCTGGGTGACAAGCACGACGGCATCCGCCAGATGTTCATGATCATCGAGTACGCCCGGATGATGGTCGGCACCAAGGCGATCGCCACCCTCTCCACCGGCTACCTCAACGCCCTGGAGTACGCGAAGAACCGGGTGCAGGGCGCCGACCTGATCCAGCAGGCCGACAAGACCGCGCCGCGCGTCACCATCACCCACCACCCGGACGTGCGCCGCTCGCTGCTGCTGCAGAAGTCGTACGCGGAGGGCCTGCGCGCCCTGGTTCTCTACACCGCGACCTGGCAGGACAAGGTCGCCATCGCCGAGGCGGCCGGCGACGAGAAGGCCACCAAGCTGGCCAAGCGGGTCAACGATCTGCTGCTGCCGCTGGTCAAGGGCGTCGGTTCGGAGCGGGCGTACGAGCTGCTCGGGCACGAGGCGCTGCAGACCTTCGGTGGCTCCGGGTTCCTCCAGGACTACCCGCTGGAGCAGTACGTCCGGGACGCCAAGATCGACACCCTGTACGAGGGCACCACCGCCATCCAGAGCCTGGACCTGATCTTCCGCAAGATCGTTCGGGACAACGGCAAGGCGCTGATGGCGGTCGCCGGCGAGATCCAGGAGTTCATCTCCTCCGAGGCGGGCAACGGCCAGCTCAAGGAGGAGCGGCAGGCGCTCGGCAAGGCGCTCGCCGAGATCCAGAACATGCTCGGCGTGCTGACCGGCTGGCTGGGCGAGGCGCAGGGCGGCGACACCCGCGCCCTCTACAAGGTCGGGCTCAGCAGCCGGCGATTCCTGCTGGCCATCGGCGACCTGGTGGTCGGGTGGCTGCTCCAGAAGCAGGCCGACGTGGCGCTGACGGCGCTGGCCGGTGAGCTCTCCGCCACCGACAAGGCGTTCTACACCGGCAAGGTGGCCGCTGCCCGCTTCTTCGCCCGCGAGGTGCTGCCGCGCATCGGCGCGGACCGGCGCATCATCGAGGGCGCTGACCTCGACATCATGGACCTCCCGGAGGAGGCCTTCTGA
- a CDS encoding DUF6458 family protein — protein sequence MGVGSGIFLIAIGAILTFAIRANVWWIDLRAVGWVFILAGLAVLLTTLWFWQDRRKRARTLIVEENRLSHPTAMMPPPPDPPPPTAPPS from the coding sequence ATGGGTGTAGGAAGCGGCATCTTTCTCATCGCGATCGGCGCCATCCTGACCTTCGCGATACGAGCCAACGTCTGGTGGATTGACCTGCGCGCGGTCGGCTGGGTGTTCATCCTGGCCGGGCTGGCCGTGCTGCTGACCACGCTCTGGTTCTGGCAGGACCGGCGTAAGCGGGCCCGAACCCTCATTGTCGAGGAGAACCGGCTCTCGCACCCGACGGCGATGATGCCGCCGCCGCCCGACCCGCCGCCGCCGACCGCACCACCCTCCTGA
- a CDS encoding SixA phosphatase family protein, producing the protein MTDAHPETRNLVLLRHAKAEQGGEGTDDAHRPLCARGHADAAAAGAWLAHQALLPDVVICSTALRTRQTWHGVAMGLTGSPPEGGPAGPRPTVRYEPGAYDAHPEELLALVRTIDAAARTALLIAHNPGISLLSALLDPEGANAEGLRTTELAVHRGTLNWTDLAPARAPITARHTARG; encoded by the coding sequence ATGACGGACGCCCATCCCGAGACACGGAATCTGGTGCTGCTCCGGCACGCGAAAGCCGAGCAGGGCGGCGAGGGGACGGACGACGCCCACCGGCCGCTCTGTGCGCGGGGGCACGCCGACGCGGCGGCGGCCGGTGCCTGGTTGGCCCACCAAGCGCTGCTGCCCGACGTGGTGATCTGCTCGACGGCGCTACGCACCCGGCAGACCTGGCACGGGGTGGCGATGGGGCTGACCGGTTCGCCGCCGGAGGGCGGCCCGGCCGGTCCCCGCCCGACCGTCCGCTACGAGCCCGGCGCGTACGACGCCCATCCCGAGGAGTTGTTGGCGTTGGTCCGCACCATCGACGCCGCAGCACGGACGGCATTGCTGATCGCCCACAATCCGGGCATATCGCTACTCTCCGCGCTTCTCGATCCGGAGGGGGCGAACGCGGAGGGGTTGCGGACCACCGAACTGGCAGTGCATCGCGGCACGCTCAACTGGACGGACCTGGCCCCGGCTCGGGCGCCGATCACCGCACGACACACCGCACGCGGCTGA
- a CDS encoding DUF6458 family protein, protein MGIGGSIFLIALGAIFAFAVEADLGWLDLAVVGWVLMLAGVAGLLVTIYFWNSRRRTVVAAPVREDRVVTDRVVPVQDDRVMREYREVRRPGRPV, encoded by the coding sequence ATGGGCATTGGTGGCAGCATCTTCCTGATCGCGTTGGGCGCGATCTTCGCATTCGCCGTGGAGGCCGACCTGGGTTGGCTGGACCTGGCCGTGGTTGGCTGGGTGCTGATGCTGGCCGGCGTCGCTGGCCTGCTCGTCACCATCTACTTCTGGAACAGCCGACGCCGCACGGTGGTCGCCGCGCCGGTCCGGGAGGACCGCGTGGTGACCGACCGCGTCGTGCCGGTCCAGGACGATCGAGTCATGCGGGAGTACCGCGAGGTGCGCCGACCGGGCCGGCCGGTCTGA